A part of Dreissena polymorpha isolate Duluth1 chromosome 13, UMN_Dpol_1.0, whole genome shotgun sequence genomic DNA contains:
- the LOC127855101 gene encoding uncharacterized protein LOC127855101 — MNSFLSSLSRPFNRSTSVHSQKDAPLDETHRGSEHEADGFLLVGQTASERTTVYGNMFNSSGMDAPPSYEQMQGSGFHRYSGQTGHSLAFQSPTLDVSQWRKSNPGASMHADENSQPLADQSDSLSTRHHVGALTGVPFQMCKQLSSLQTHRHICSSDIWHLSDFDLSRYEYDFNIEQSYLDEHPNSIEQDSMQWSRYLHQ, encoded by the exons ATGAACAGTTTTCTATCAAGTTTGTCGCGACCTTTCAACAGGTCTACTTCTGTTCACAGTCAGAAAGATGCTCCACTGG ATGAAACACACAGGGGCTCAGAACATGAGGCAGATGGGTTCCTGCTAGTGGGACAGACAGCAAGTGAACGCACCACAGTGTACGGTAACATGTTCAACTCCAGTGGGATGGATGCTCCACCAAGTTATGAGCAG ATGCAGGGTAGTGGTTTCCATCGCTACTCAGGTCAAACAGGTCACAGCCTTGCATTCCAGTCCCCCACCCTAGATGTTTCACAATGGCGGAAGAGCAACCCTGGTGCAAGCATGCATGCGGATGAAAATTCACAACCTCTTGCTGATCAGTCAG ATAGTCTTTCTACAAGGCATCATGTTGGTGCATTGACTGGAGTTCCGTTCCAGATGTGCAAACAGTTGTCATCGTTACAAACTCACAGACACATTTGCAGCAGTGATATATGGCATCTCTCTGACTTTGACCTTTCTAGATATGAATATGACTTCAATATTGAGCAATCTTACCTAGATGAGCATCCTAATTCCATAGAGCAAGACAGCATGCAATGGTCACGTTATTTGCACCAGTGA